Genomic segment of Candidatus Aminicenantes bacterium:
ATCGCCCCGATCGTGGACGAGATCGCCGTCGAGATGAAAGACAAGCTCAAGGTCTGCAAGATGGACGTCGACGCCAGCCGGGCCGTGCCCGCCCGCTACGGCATCCGCGGCATCCCAACTTTGCTGCTGTTCAAGGACGGCGCGGTTAAGGAGCAGCTGGTCGGCGCCCTGCCCAAGGACAAAATCGTCGACGCCATAAAAAAGCATCTGGGGTCAGGTCTCAACATTAGACATTTCTAAAAAAAGTTCATACTCCGGGAGCCGTCAGCAGGAGGTTGAGGATAGTCGGGCACGGCGAATGTCTAATGTTGAGACCTGACCCCTAAGGGATAATAACATGCCCTCAAAGCACGACGTCGTTATCATCGGCGCCGGGCCAGCCGGCTTGGCCGCCGCGATCTACACGGGGCGGGCCCGCCTGAACACAATCGTTCTCGAGAAAGGCCTGCCGGGCGGCCAAATCCTGATCACCGACTGGGTCGAAAACTACCCCGGCTTTCCCGACGGGATCGCCCCCTTCGACCTGATCGAGAGCTTCCGAAAACAAGTCCTCAAATTCGGGGCGGTCATCGTCGCCGACGCGGCCAAAAGCATCCGGCCCGACGGGAACGGCCCGGACTGGATCGTCCAGACCGGCAAGGCCGAATACGCCGCGCGAGCGATCATCGTGGCCACCGGCGCCCAATACCGCAGGCTCGGCCTGCCCAACGAAGGCCGCCTGATCGGCCGCGGCGTGTCGTACTGCGCCACCTGCGACGGCGCCTTCTTCCGCGACCGCGAGATCGCCGTCGTCGGCGGCGGCGATACGGCCCTGATGGAAGCCCATTACCTGACCAAGTTCGCCTCCACCGTCCATGTCATCCACCGCCGCGACCGCTTCCGCGGGGCCAAGATCCTGCAGGAGCGCCTCCTGGGGGACGCGCGGGTCAAAGTCCATTGGGACTCGGTGGTGGACGAAATCGTCGGGACCGAAAACCTCGAAGCCGTCGTCCTGCGCTGCGTCAAGGACGACGCCCGGACGATCCTGCCGATCGAAGGCCTGTTCGTCTCGATCGGCATGGATCCGATCAACGATCCGGTCAAGGGGCTGGTCGAAATCAACGAATGGGGCGAGATCGTCACAGACGCCAAGATGGGGACCAGCCGGACGGGGATCTACGCCGCCGGGGATGTCATCGATTCCACTCCCCACCAGGTGGCCACGGCCGTCGGCACGGGTGTGCACGCCGCCATGCGCGTCGGGGAATATCTATCGGGATACAAATAGGGGTCAGGTCTTAAGATATAAGTTTTCTTGGGCAAAGATTTGTTAATCTCGACAAAAATCGTCACGAGATAACTTATATCTTAAGACCTGACCCCTATTTTTTTTCGAGGGCGTCCACCCGGGCCTGAAGTCGCCGAAGCTCCTTAACCATATCGTAGAGCCGCGGCGCCGAGGCCCAGAACTTCCGCCAAACCAGGATGTCGAGGTGCGGGCTGCCGCTGACGAAAGCGCCGGCCGGGACGTTGCCGGTCACCCCGGTCTTAGCCGCGACCACCGCGCCGTCGCCGATCGTCACATGGTCGGGAACTCCGGCCTGGCCGCTCAGGATCGCCCCGCGGCCGACTTTGGAGCTGCCGGCGACTCCGGATTGAGCCACCAGAATGGCGTTCTCGCCGATCTCGACATTGTGAGCGACGATGACCAAGTTGTCGATCTTGGCGCCGCGGCGGATGATCGTCGCCCCCAAGGCGGCCCGATCGATCGTGGAGTTGGCCCCGATCTCGACGTCGTCCTCGATGATGACCGTTCCAAGCTGGGGAATCTTGATGTGCGAGCCGTCGTCGGCCCGCAGATATCCGAAGCCGTCGGCGCCGATGACAACCCCATCGTGGAGGATGACTCGAGATCCGATCCGCACTCCCGGGCGAAGACTGACGCCCGAATGGAGCACGCAGGCGGCGCCGATTTTGGCCCCGGAGTCGATCGTGACGTGTGGGAAGAGGACCGTCCGATCCCCGATCTCGGCCTCGGCGCCCACGACGCACAAGGGGCCGATCGAGACGCCGGCCCCAATCCGGGCGGAAGGATCGACGATCGCGCTGGAATGGATCCCTGGCGCGGGGAGGACGGGCGGATGGAGGATTTCGGCCGCCCGGATGAAAGTCATCTGGGGGTGGGCCGAACGCAGAACCGGAAGGCGATCCGTGACGACGCCTGAAGCCAAAACGACGGCCGAGGCGCGGGAAGTGTCGAGATAGGGCAGATATTTATT
This window contains:
- the lpxD gene encoding UDP-3-O-(3-hydroxymyristoyl)glucosamine N-acyltransferase, with amino-acid sequence MTLKELAARLNCSFEGDGGTDIKGVASPELAGPGDLIFISQNKYLPYLDTSRASAVVLASGVVTDRLPVLRSAHPQMTFIRAAEILHPPVLPAPGIHSSAIVDPSARIGAGVSIGPLCVVGAEAEIGDRTVLFPHVTIDSGAKIGAACVLHSGVSLRPGVRIGSRVILHDGVVIGADGFGYLRADDGSHIKIPQLGTVIIEDDVEIGANSTIDRAALGATIIRRGAKIDNLVIVAHNVEIGENAILVAQSGVAGSSKVGRGAILSGQAGVPDHVTIGDGAVVAAKTGVTGNVPAGAFVSGSPHLDILVWRKFWASAPRLYDMVKELRRLQARVDALEKK
- the trxB gene encoding thioredoxin-disulfide reductase — protein: MPSKHDVVIIGAGPAGLAAAIYTGRARLNTIVLEKGLPGGQILITDWVENYPGFPDGIAPFDLIESFRKQVLKFGAVIVADAAKSIRPDGNGPDWIVQTGKAEYAARAIIVATGAQYRRLGLPNEGRLIGRGVSYCATCDGAFFRDREIAVVGGGDTALMEAHYLTKFASTVHVIHRRDRFRGAKILQERLLGDARVKVHWDSVVDEIVGTENLEAVVLRCVKDDARTILPIEGLFVSIGMDPINDPVKGLVEINEWGEIVTDAKMGTSRTGIYAAGDVIDSTPHQVATAVGTGVHAAMRVGEYLSGYK
- a CDS encoding thioredoxin domain-containing protein, which produces IAPIVDEIAVEMKDKLKVCKMDVDASRAVPARYGIRGIPTLLLFKDGAVKEQLVGALPKDKIVDAIKKHLGSGLNIRHF